The nucleotide sequence CCGGTGTGCAGCATGATCGATTTTTTACAGGCCGCACAATGGAAAACTACTCTGCGCTTGCCCGAACATGCCCCATGGTGGCAGTCTTTGGCGAATCGCTACGAGTGTCCGATTCCGCACTGCGCGGGGTGGAACTCTGCGCGGGCGATCCCCTCACTCGCGAGTGGATTGTCATAGCTATCGGTGGACATACCTCCTCAGCGATTCTCGCACGTGAAGTCGAAACGACGTTTGAGTCGGACGATAAGCGCATGTTCGACTTCGCCGTTACGCACGACCGGTCCATCATCTCTTCAGCGGCTCGGCTACTAATGCAACGCATCGGATAGCGCGGACAGCCCTATCCTTGAAACACATTGCTCAATCCGCGAATGACAAGATTTCTCGTTATCACCGTTGAAAGCACTGCCGATCATCTCGACGCGCCGTGTCCTCCGCCGCGCTTGATCGAGCGAATCACGAACACGCCGTCGTCTCGACCACACAGTGCCTTGCACCGGTAATGGTCACCGGTCGTCATGCAGCAGTTCAAGCGGATCCACTCCCATGAACTCGGCGAGACGTTCGAGGGTCCTCAAGGTTAGGTTGCGCTCGCCGCGTTCGACGGCGCCCATGTATGTGCGATGCACGCCCATGTGATCGGCGAAGGCCTCCTGGCTGAACCCACGCTCCAGTCGATAGCGGCGCAGGTTGCGACCGACGATCTTCTGTAGCTGGCCTTCCATAACGCAACAAGACGTTGCCGGTCCGCTACTTGACGGTCTACAGACTTATATGTAGCTGCCATGCGCGCCGCAAGGAGGCATGGACGTCGCGTGATTGTGCCGGAAGCATCCGCGCCATGGGGGATTTGGCGAACTGTATCCACACCATTCGACACCAATGACGCTGGCTTCCTCACCCTGTCCACCACGCGAGCTTTCCTACCGTCCGCTCAAGCATTCGGTGTACGATCAAATCGTACTCGTTGAATTGCATCAAGTGATATGATCGACACGAACAAGCAAATATGTATATAATTCAATATGAAAGAACGTTATGAAGAAGACACTTATCCATGGCCAACGGTCGGCGCACCCGCCATCGAGCGCGCGCCGCCGCCGAATACTCATGTACGAGCCACTGGTCGCTTGGGCCTGTTGATGTCAAAGATACGGGCACCTAAGAGTTCTGAGGCTTCCGCCAGAATGGTGAAGGTACGTGGTGAAGCACTCGTCGTGTCAAACGGAGCACGACTTCGTCCAGTTGAACACTATCTTCATATGGCTGAGAAGGCGAAGGCTCGACGCCTCGCCAGAGAGCAACAGCGACGAGACTGAATTCGTCCGAGAAGTTTCATTTTTACGTATCCTTGGACAGTACTTCAAGGCGTTGCGTGACGGGAGCTTCAGTTGGCTAGATCGTCGCATCGACACGATCGAGATACTTAACTCGAGCGCCAAGATCACCGAGGCCAGGACAAGCCTCACAATAGACGGTCACGCATTGAAAGCGCTCAGGTCGTCAATAGGAATAGAACCTTCGTCCGAGGTTCACCTGCCTCTTCCCGCGGTACCGAAGCAGCTGCTCGGCGACTTCGATGCAGAATTCAATACGCATCCGCTGCCCGTCCTTTCTAGTTTGGATAATGTGCATGCGGCGATGGGCGTTATGGTCGTACAGCTGATCGAACTCGGATTGCCGATCGAGACAATCGAGCCGAGCGTCGTTGATACGCTTTATACGGTCGCTTCATGCAAGAGACATAGCGCACTCCACAGCGCTCTATGGCAGGAGCTGAATCGAAACACGCACGACCAAACCCTTGAATTGGACAGCTTCGTAACGGACGATGTTGAAGCGGCAGTGGACGGCCTCTACGACGTGATCAACAAGTTGGTGACGTCAGCTACTTCACATGAGGTCGCAGTGTTCTGCCAGATAGCGAGCGACTATCTCGACAATTTTGTTGCGATAACAGTATTCAATCCTGTCCCTCTTGCTTCTAGCCACGTCATAAAGACACGCATGGTGCTTACCGCAGCCGAGCCCATCGCCGATGATTCATACTTCCTTCAGAGTGGCCAACAACCTGGGTCGCGAAAATTGTGGTCAACCGTCGTGGTCTGCGGCCTGACGTCAATCTTCTTGAACGTTAACGACGCGGTAGCGACTGCTGTGTCAGCCGTGGCGATCTACGGAATTTATATCGTATCGACGGTAGGTTATCGCAATAGGCGTAACAGGAACAGATTCTTAGGCGGCGTGGCTTACGCAAGCTATCAAGATATCGTGGGCCGATCAGCACGGCTTCAATTGTCGGGATGCTACCGACTCATCTCCACGAACACGAACCTCGGCCTGTTCGGCAGTCAACACTACCGGCTGGCAATTCCCGAAGGAGCCAGAGCGCTCCCACACACAATTACCATTGATGGCAACCTCGAAGCACCAGAAGCTGTCACTCAAGTTGTCGACAACTGGGTCGCCGGCTACGTGAATAACCAGACAGATAACGAAGCCGCCATGAGCGTTGGTGTCCGTGTTCTCCCGAGCAGCCAGTCGTTTCTCAAGCAGGCTTTCTATGCGGCGCTTCTGACTATGGGCTTGCTGCTCACGGGCATCGCCAGCCACTTCATAGGTCTCGCCACGGCCAGATCATCGGGACAAGACAGTGAATACGGTTTGATCGACCTGGCAGCTCGGTCATCGGGATCGATCGTCACGATCATCATGATTGCGCCGTCCGTATATACGTTGATACTCCTTCAACAGAACGAGCACCAATTTGTGTCTCGTCTGCTGAGAAACCTCCGTGCAATAGTGGGAGGTTGCGCCGTAGTGTCTGCTAGTAGCGCCGTTCCCATCGGCTTAGCCTTATCGACAACGGTCACCGTCACCTGGTGGCTTGCAGCCTTTGTCGTGTCGCTCTTCTCATGCTGGCACATCGCTGCTACGCGCTACTATCATGGCGTGATAGCTATGGCTAGCGGAGATCCTGAATAGCCGGATACTGGTGAAAACCAGCAGCGCTAAAGAGATCCTTTGTTCCCTTCTTCAACTGAGGGAGGTTGGAAAGATGGAACCAATCGTGACCGAGTATCTCAATGCGCCCCAGGAGCTTGGTCGGACGCCGCAGCTTTAAGCTATCGCTTGGGCGATCCGACTCGTAAACGAACACAAAGGTGACGTTCTTCGCCGATCTCTCTAAATGGGCGACGCTATTCTTCGCATCTAGGCTTAGCAACAGGCCAGTTTCTTCGAATAGTTCTCGTTCTGCGCAGCGTTTCACGTCTTCGCGCCGATGCAGAAACCCACCGGGAAGACCCCATCCTGATTGATAGGAGTTGCGCACAAGTAAGACATATCCGTCCGACGTCATGACAATGATCACCGCACCGACAGTACGGCTTCCATTTCGAAGTCGATTCCATCCTCGGTAGGCGGGGACGATGAATCGACTGGCACGCCGCTTCGCCGACACTAAGAACGGCCTCTGAACTTCGTTCACATATCGACCATACCGACGCCGTACTTGGGACCAGACGAACGCCAGCGACTGCACGGGATGGCTGTTTCGGCAACCCGAGTGAAAAATCAATCCGCGGGCGACATCAGCTCCAACGCATCCACGTCGAGGTAATCAGCGATGCGCTCGAGAGTCCTTAGTGTCAGATTGCGCTCGCCGCGTTCGACGGCGCCCATGTATGTGC is from Mycolicibacterium grossiae and encodes:
- a CDS encoding helix-turn-helix domain-containing protein; its protein translation is MEGQLQKIVGRNLRRYRLERGFSQEAFADHMGVHRTYMGAVERGERNLTLRTLERLAEFMGVDPLELLHDDR
- a CDS encoding NUDIX hydrolase; translated protein: MNEVQRPFLVSAKRRASRFIVPAYRGWNRLRNGSRTVGAVIIVMTSDGYVLLVRNSYQSGWGLPGGFLHRREDVKRCAERELFEETGLLLSLDAKNSVAHLERSAKNVTFVFVYESDRPSDSLKLRRPTKLLGRIEILGHDWFHLSNLPQLKKGTKDLFSAAGFHQYPAIQDLR
- a CDS encoding helix-turn-helix domain-containing protein, which gives rise to MEGQLQKIVGRSLRRYRLERGFSQEAFADHMGVHRTYMGAVERGERNLTLRTLERIADYLDVDALELMSPAD